The Oncorhynchus nerka isolate Pitt River linkage group LG9a, Oner_Uvic_2.0, whole genome shotgun sequence genome has a segment encoding these proteins:
- the LOC115134593 gene encoding LOW QUALITY PROTEIN: capZ-interacting protein-like (The sequence of the model RefSeq protein was modified relative to this genomic sequence to represent the inferred CDS: inserted 1 base in 1 codon) translates to MEEDAPPKKSVAELAGKFKAHAPPFPTGTDGSNKPVRRRPPRTLQLPKTTAQGQVDEEKPISPSLHPAKTKRNSALIEKLQANLALSPCSLLPSPKSPGLRLLPPPXTSTCSPIPPVTTVTPTSPVSRAPLPRSLSKEETPATFEVPATPTDGSLLPSINKGRARLSIRRRPPSRRHRKSSGEEGDGVTGEEMPLTTPDDPEAKVGEEEKGEGEEVFEKEVEEKDGERADTTMSTKAKIETGSSTPANSKQQIATTDRSTTVTDPLEKTKSEKTLEPQREERQTGEERQEDRQIAEERQTGEEATGSRGEEVKDCVQGCGGEEKEKGRETCSVEESSTEREKEEGEELACKEKEGERDTDCNGEKENTKL, encoded by the exons ATGGAG GAGGACGCCCCGCCTAAGAAGTCAGTGGCGGAGCTGGCTGGAAAGTTCAAAGCTCATGCCCCTCCCTTCCCCACGGGAACTGACGGG AGTAATAAGCCTGTTAGGAGACGCCCCCCTCGAACCCTACAGCTCCCCAAGACCACAGCACAGGGACAGGTGGACGAGGAG AaacccatctccccgtctctgcATCCTGCCAAAACCAAAAGGAACTCTGCTCTTATTGAGAAACTGCAG gctaacCTGGCTttatccccctgttccctcctgCCCTCTCCTAAGAGCCCTGGGCTGAGACTGTTGCCCCCCC TCACCTCCACCtgctcccccatccctcctgttACTACGGTAACccccacctccccagtcagcagGGCACCCCTCCCTCGGTCGCTGAGCAAGGAAGAGACACCTGCCACCTTTGAGGTCCCAGCCACACCCACCGACGGATCCCTACTGCCCAGTATCAACAAG GGAAGAGCCCGCCTCTCCATCCGGCGACGCCCACCTTCGAGACGCCACAGGAAGTCCAGCGGAGAGGAAGGAGACGGGGTGACGGGTGAAGAGATGCCCCTAACTACACCCGACGACCCTGAGGCCAAAGttggggaggaagagaagggagagggggaggaggtgttTGAGAAGGAAGTGGAAGAGAAGGATGGCGAAAGAGCAGACACCACTATGTCTACCAAAGCAAAGATAGAGACAGGCTCCTCTACCCCTGCTAACTCAAAGCAACAGATTGCCACAACAGACAGATCAACCACAGTCACTGACCCACTGGAAAAGACAAAGTCCGAAAAAACGCTGGAgccccagagagaggagagacagacaggagaggagagacaggaggacagacagatagcagaggagagacagacaggagaggaggcaaCAGGgtctagaggagaagaggtgaaagATTGTGTTCAGGGGTGTGGAGGAGAAGaaaaggagaaggggagggagacttGTTCAGTGGAGGagtcatctacagagagagagaaagaagagggggaagagctgGCCTGCaaagaaaaggagggagagagagatacagactgcaACGGAGAGAAG GAGAACACCAAGCTCTGA